In Salana multivorans, a single genomic region encodes these proteins:
- a CDS encoding WXG100 family type VII secretion target, which produces MTQYRVDAEAVAGAAAATRASGQVIASEVQAMMNHLTTLESSWQGSAATQLGLLAQQWRTTQTQVESSLTAIGVALDSAARRYTDTEDAATRLFIPV; this is translated from the coding sequence ATGACGCAGTACCGAGTCGACGCCGAGGCCGTGGCGGGCGCCGCGGCCGCCACGAGGGCCTCCGGCCAGGTCATCGCCTCCGAGGTGCAGGCGATGATGAACCACCTCACCACGCTCGAGTCGTCCTGGCAGGGCTCGGCCGCCACGCAGCTCGGGCTGCTCGCCCAGCAGTGGCGGACCACGCAGACGCAGGTCGAGTCGAGCCTCACGGCGATCGGGGTCGCGCTGGACTCCGCCGCACGCCGGTACACCGACACCGAGGACGCCGCGACACGGCTCTTCATCCCGGTCTAG
- a CDS encoding glycoside hydrolase family 32 protein has translation MTDLHRPHLHARPRTGWINDPNGIGFWDGRWHVMCQHNPSSPVWGDITWAHLSSTDLVHWREEPIALHKRPGTIDGNGAWSGVALSVGASGGPAPAGRPPLVYTAVPEAGTGSARVAVAEPVADDASAWRQPDAGVTPPALEDVRDVRDPYLFEWQGRRLAIQGAGTDDGTPLVLLYDASDLDEWRYLGRLLTGDDPLAAELAASLLWECPQLVRFGETWVLVLALWDDRPPGCEHFGPQRVAWLAGTLTAEGADSPDGLRFVPSTGGPYDTGTCAYAPQLVTTESGEVLAWTWVWEGTRSDGVPDGRDWAGLLALPRVLELGPTGLTSRLAPPVLDVFGRREPVATGDAWTAPSDRAWLLDAGATGTSAADADASRVTIDVVDDTGAAVEPALTPLAATAPSTPAAPARPVLDLAGARVGVLGDASVLEAFVDGQAHTVRVYLRPGELLRVRVTGAGDATVAVTDETGYETGYESGYENGRGA, from the coding sequence GTGACCGACCTCCACCGCCCTCACCTGCACGCACGTCCCCGAACGGGCTGGATCAACGACCCGAACGGCATCGGCTTCTGGGACGGTCGGTGGCACGTCATGTGCCAGCACAACCCGAGCTCCCCGGTGTGGGGCGACATCACCTGGGCACACCTGTCCTCGACCGACCTCGTGCACTGGCGGGAGGAGCCGATCGCGCTGCACAAGCGCCCCGGGACGATCGACGGGAACGGCGCGTGGTCGGGGGTCGCGCTCAGCGTCGGAGCCTCGGGTGGACCGGCCCCGGCCGGTCGGCCGCCGCTCGTCTACACCGCCGTGCCCGAGGCGGGGACGGGGTCGGCCCGGGTCGCCGTCGCCGAGCCCGTGGCCGACGACGCGAGCGCCTGGCGCCAGCCGGACGCCGGCGTCACACCGCCCGCGCTCGAGGACGTCCGCGACGTTCGCGACCCCTACCTGTTCGAGTGGCAGGGGCGACGGCTCGCGATCCAGGGCGCCGGGACGGACGACGGCACGCCGCTCGTGCTGCTCTACGACGCGAGCGACCTCGACGAGTGGCGCTACCTCGGCCGGCTGCTCACCGGCGACGACCCTCTCGCGGCCGAGCTGGCGGCATCGCTCCTGTGGGAGTGCCCGCAGCTCGTCCGGTTCGGCGAGACGTGGGTGCTCGTCCTCGCCCTCTGGGACGACCGCCCGCCCGGCTGCGAGCACTTCGGCCCGCAGCGCGTCGCGTGGCTCGCGGGGACGCTCACGGCCGAGGGCGCCGACAGCCCCGACGGCCTCCGCTTCGTGCCCAGCACCGGCGGCCCCTACGACACGGGGACGTGCGCCTACGCCCCGCAGCTCGTCACGACCGAGTCCGGCGAGGTGCTCGCCTGGACCTGGGTCTGGGAGGGGACGCGCAGCGACGGCGTCCCAGACGGACGTGACTGGGCCGGCCTGCTCGCGCTCCCCCGCGTCCTCGAGCTCGGCCCGACGGGCCTCACGAGCCGCCTCGCGCCGCCGGTCCTCGACGTGTTCGGCCGCCGGGAGCCCGTCGCGACCGGGGACGCCTGGACGGCGCCGTCCGATCGGGCCTGGCTGCTGGACGCCGGCGCCACCGGGACGAGCGCCGCCGACGCCGACGCCTCCCGCGTCACGATCGACGTCGTCGACGACACCGGCGCGGCGGTCGAGCCCGCGCTGACGCCGCTCGCCGCGACGGCTCCGTCGACTCCCGCGGCCCCCGCGCGTCCCGTCCTCGACCTCGCGGGCGCCCGGGTCGGGGTGCTCGGTGACGCCTCGGTCCTCGAGGCGTTCGTCGACGGGCAGGCCCACACGGTCCGCGTGTACCTCCGACCGGGTGAGCTGCTGCGGGTCCGGGTCACCGGCGCGGGCGACGCGACCGTCGCCGTCACCGACGAGACCGGCTACGAGACCGGCTACGAGTCCGGCTACGAGAACGGGCGCGGAGCGTGA
- a CDS encoding NUDIX hydrolase yields MTTPAAPVPSPGLHAASVEELASWEPPTHDQASLRQAYLAFLLAGPDGLWRANAPGHLTASGLVLDATRRFVLLVLHPRAGRWLPPGGHLEPGDDSLAAAALREVTEETGLVGARVDATPLLLDAHPFTCALGIPTRHLDVGYVVRAAGTPDGLPPTPVCSDESLDVRWWPVDALPEPTTPRLAVEVAAALAVPAGR; encoded by the coding sequence GTGACGACGCCCGCGGCCCCGGTGCCGTCGCCCGGGCTGCACGCGGCGTCCGTCGAGGAGCTGGCCTCCTGGGAGCCGCCGACGCACGACCAGGCGAGCCTTCGCCAGGCCTACCTCGCCTTCCTGCTCGCCGGACCCGATGGCCTGTGGCGCGCCAACGCGCCGGGACACCTCACGGCGTCGGGCCTCGTCCTCGACGCGACCCGCCGGTTCGTCCTGCTCGTCCTGCACCCGCGGGCTGGACGGTGGCTGCCGCCCGGCGGCCACCTCGAGCCGGGCGACGACTCGCTCGCCGCGGCGGCGCTGCGCGAGGTCACGGAGGAGACCGGGCTGGTCGGGGCCCGCGTCGACGCCACCCCGCTCCTTCTCGACGCGCACCCGTTCACGTGCGCGCTCGGGATCCCGACGCGCCACCTGGACGTCGGCTACGTCGTCCGCGCGGCGGGGACGCCGGACGGCCTCCCGCCCACGCCGGTGTGCAGCGACGAGTCGCTCGACGTGCGCTGGTGGCCCGTCGACGCCCTGCCCGAGCCGACGACGCCGCGGCTGGCCGTCGAGGTCGCGGCGGCGCTCGCCGTCCCGGCCGGCCGCTAG